The segment TTCGAAGCCGAGCACGGCCTCTTCAGACAGCACCGAGTCGATCACCGTGAACGGTGCCTGGTTTTCCGACACGTTCTGCAGCGGCACGTACGAGCCGGCATCCCAGCGCTCGCGAGCCTGGTCATGCAGCACGGCATGGCGGTGCGTGAAGGTACCGCGGCCGGCGTCCTGGCCGGTGATACGCACCGGGTAGCCCGATGCAACCAGCGAAGCGAAGGCCAGGTGTTCACCCATGCCCCAGTCCAGCATCTGCTCGCCGCGGCCCATGTTGGAGCGGTCCTTGACGACCTTCTCCACCAGCGGATGCAGCTTGAAGTGCTCAGGAATCGTGGTGATGCGCTCGGCCAGACGCTTCAGTTCCGTCATCGGCACGGCGGTGTCGGCAGCGTCCGTCCACTTGCGGTTCAGGAACGGCATCCAGTCCACAGCGAACTTGTTCTTGAAGTTCGACAGGACCGGATCCACCGTGTGCTTGCCAGCGTCCATGGCGGCACGGTAGTCCTTGACCAGCTCGTCGCCGAACTCGGCCGGGGTCAGGCTCTGCGCCACCAGCTTGTCAGCGTACAGCTTGCGCGTACCCGGATGCTGGCCGATCTTCTTGTACATCAGCGGCTGCGTCATAGCCGGCGTGTCTTGCTCGTTGTGGCCCAGCTTGCGGAAGCAGATGATGTCGACCACGACGTCCTTGTTGAATTCCATGCGGAAATCAACGGCCAGCTGCATGGCGTACACCACGGCTTCGGGATCGTCGCCGTTCACGTGCAGCACCGGCGCCTCGATCATCTTGACCACGTCCGTGCAATACAGCGTCGAACGGGCGTCGCGCGGGTCCGACGTGGTGAAACCGATCTGGTTGTTGATAACCAGATGCATCGTGCCACCCGTGCCGTAGCCGCGGGTCTGCGCGAGGTTCAGCGTTTCCATCACCACGCCCTGGCCGGCAAAGGCCGCGTCGCCGTGCACCTGCACCGGCAGCACTTCCTTGTGGCCGACGTCGCCGCGGCGTTCCTGGCGAGCCTTGGACGAGCCTTCGACCACCGGGTTGACGATTTCCAGGTGCGACGGGTTGAACGCGAGCGACAGGTGAACCGGGCCGCCTTCCGTCGAGACATCGCTCGAGAAGCCCTTGTGGTACTTCACGTCACCGGCCGGCAGGTCGTCGACGTGCTTGCCTTCGAATTCAGCGAACAGGTCGGCCGGCATCTTGCCCAGCGTATTGACCAGCACGTTCAGACGGCCACGGTGAGCCATGCCGATCACGATTTCCTGCACGCCCTTGGTGCCGGCGTGCTGGATCAGTTCGTCCATCGCGGCGATGAAGCTCTCGCCACCTTCGAGCGAGAAGCGCTTCTGGCCGACGTACTTGGTGTGGAGGAATCGCTCCAGGCCTTCGGCCGCGGTCAGGCGGTCGAGGATGTGCTTCTTTTTCTCCAGCGTGAACACGGGCTTGGAACGCGTGGTTTCCAGACGCTCCTGCCACCAGCGCTTCTGCGCCTGGTCGCTCACGTACATGAACTCGGCGCCGATGGTGCCGCAGTACGTTTCTCGCAGGTTGTTGAGCAGCTCGCGCAGGCTCATCGACTCCTTGCCGAAGTACGTGTTGCTGGCATTGAAGACGATATCGAGGTCAGCCTCGGAGAAGCCGTAGAACGCCGGATCCAGGTCAGGCAGGGGCGGACGCTCCTGGCGCTTGAGCGGATCGAGGTCAGCCCAGTGCGAGCCGATGTTGCGGTAAGCGGCGATCAGCTGCGTGGCAGC is part of the Cupriavidus metallidurans CH34 genome and harbors:
- a CDS encoding 2-oxoglutarate dehydrogenase E1 component, with the protein product MMQQYQSNSYLFGGNAPYVEELYEAYLQNPSSVPDNWRAYFDAMQNVPAADGSNARDIPHAPIVASFAERAKQGPIKTIVASADSDMGRKRVAATQLIAAYRNIGSHWADLDPLKRQERPPLPDLDPAFYGFSEADLDIVFNASNTYFGKESMSLRELLNNLRETYCGTIGAEFMYVSDQAQKRWWQERLETTRSKPVFTLEKKKHILDRLTAAEGLERFLHTKYVGQKRFSLEGGESFIAAMDELIQHAGTKGVQEIVIGMAHRGRLNVLVNTLGKMPADLFAEFEGKHVDDLPAGDVKYHKGFSSDVSTEGGPVHLSLAFNPSHLEIVNPVVEGSSKARQERRGDVGHKEVLPVQVHGDAAFAGQGVVMETLNLAQTRGYGTGGTMHLVINNQIGFTTSDPRDARSTLYCTDVVKMIEAPVLHVNGDDPEAVVYAMQLAVDFRMEFNKDVVVDIICFRKLGHNEQDTPAMTQPLMYKKIGQHPGTRKLYADKLVAQSLTPAEFGDELVKDYRAAMDAGKHTVDPVLSNFKNKFAVDWMPFLNRKWTDAADTAVPMTELKRLAERITTIPEHFKLHPLVEKVVKDRSNMGRGEQMLDWGMGEHLAFASLVASGYPVRITGQDAGRGTFTHRHAVLHDQARERWDAGSYVPLQNVSENQAPFTVIDSVLSEEAVLGFEYGYSTAEPNALVIWEAQFGDFVNGAQVVIDQFISSGEVKWGRASGLTMMLPHGYEGQGPEHSSARIERFLQLCADHNIQVVQPTTPAQIFHLLRRQMIRLFRKPLVIMTPKSLLRSKDAVSPLSDLAKGHFETVIPDHEELNASKVKRVIMCSGKVYYDLVNTRRERGATDTAIIRMEQLYPFPHKAVAAELKKYPGATEILWCQDEPQNQGAWFFVQHYIMENMTEGQKLGYAGRPASASPAVGYYAKHNEQQKALLDAAFSKLKGFVLTK